One Robbsia sp. KACC 23696 DNA segment encodes these proteins:
- the dsbD gene encoding protein-disulfide reductase DsbD — MTVDRVSGATPFARAVAHVLSSWRAVWRHTRARLVVLPLLAVSVALLAAPGIARADDGFLDPSVAFRFSASEVPGSVQLQYRIAPDYYMYRERLGFTVVGGQATLGTPDLPKGTVKFDQTFNKDVETYRGTLQITLPVTSAQGPFDLDVVSQGCSDKGVCYPPIHHKVHVAGAALQPATAGAAGVGAAVDATGAGAGDNSAATGVDRLYDQTYAMHVLEGRSVPAVIGIFFVLGMALSLLPCSLPMIPILSSIILGEGAALTRRRGLFLSATYVLGMAVVYTGFGIAAALAGQSLNAALQNPWVLGGFGILLLVFAVSLLGAFELQLPAAWQSRVSTASSRLSGGRVFSVLVMGALSALLVGACMTAPLFGALAFIAQTGNVFIGGISLFAMAWGLGLPLLVVGVGAGALLPRAGLWMDGVKRAFGVLLLGAAVWIVAPVLPAALALLGWAFVALVAACCLGVVPVASRDHTIAAATKASAPGALAWRILARAVGGLALGYAAAAMAGALAGAQDPLRPLAVFVGGSAVAGGGVTAATGAAAGNDAETAGLPFAKVRSLPELQRATAAAGRPTMLFFHADWCTSCVEMERLVFPQPAVHAALQSFALLQADVTANNADDQALMKHFGMFGPPAIIFYDAHGRELPALRVMGYQPADRFAASLQKALNAAQAADTAAASTAGGANATVSQAALSSTAGAASSPTVSASAASPQGDLSVASDAGPGALSRPAETTSPPETPLARALAGQAAASSDTDRATALFGRDRSR; from the coding sequence GTGACCGTTGATCGCGTCTCAGGCGCCACGCCTTTTGCGCGGGCCGTGGCGCATGTACTGTCAAGCTGGCGCGCCGTCTGGCGGCACACGCGGGCGCGCCTGGTGGTTTTGCCGCTGTTGGCCGTGTCCGTTGCGCTCCTCGCTGCTCCCGGCATCGCCCGAGCGGACGACGGTTTTCTCGATCCGTCCGTCGCCTTCCGGTTCAGTGCGAGCGAAGTGCCTGGCTCGGTGCAGTTGCAATATCGGATCGCGCCGGACTATTACATGTATCGGGAGCGTCTCGGCTTCACGGTCGTGGGCGGCCAGGCGACGCTCGGCACGCCGGATCTGCCGAAGGGGACGGTCAAGTTCGACCAGACCTTCAACAAGGACGTCGAAACCTATCGCGGCACGCTGCAGATCACGTTGCCGGTGACGTCCGCGCAGGGCCCGTTCGATCTGGATGTGGTGTCGCAAGGCTGTTCCGACAAAGGCGTCTGTTATCCGCCGATTCACCATAAGGTGCATGTCGCGGGGGCCGCGCTGCAACCCGCCACTGCCGGTGCCGCTGGCGTCGGGGCGGCGGTCGACGCTACAGGGGCCGGTGCGGGCGATAACAGCGCTGCCACCGGTGTCGACCGTCTCTACGATCAGACGTATGCGATGCACGTGCTGGAAGGCCGGAGCGTGCCTGCCGTGATCGGCATCTTCTTCGTGCTGGGCATGGCGCTGAGCTTGCTCCCGTGCTCGCTGCCGATGATCCCGATCCTGTCGTCGATCATTCTCGGCGAAGGCGCCGCCTTGACGCGACGCCGCGGTCTTTTCCTTTCCGCGACCTATGTGCTGGGCATGGCGGTGGTCTATACCGGTTTCGGTATCGCCGCGGCTTTGGCGGGCCAGAGCCTCAATGCAGCGCTGCAGAATCCGTGGGTGCTGGGGGGCTTCGGCATCTTGCTGCTCGTATTCGCCGTATCGCTGCTGGGCGCCTTCGAGCTGCAATTGCCGGCGGCGTGGCAGAGTCGCGTGTCCACCGCGTCGAGCCGACTGAGTGGCGGGCGCGTCTTCAGCGTGCTAGTCATGGGCGCCTTGTCGGCTTTGCTGGTGGGCGCGTGCATGACCGCGCCGCTATTTGGCGCGTTGGCGTTCATCGCGCAGACCGGCAACGTGTTTATCGGCGGGATCTCGCTGTTCGCCATGGCGTGGGGGCTCGGTTTGCCGCTGCTGGTCGTGGGCGTGGGTGCCGGGGCCTTGCTGCCGCGTGCGGGGCTCTGGATGGACGGCGTCAAGCGTGCCTTCGGCGTCCTGCTGCTCGGCGCGGCGGTATGGATTGTCGCGCCGGTGCTGCCGGCCGCGCTCGCGCTGCTGGGCTGGGCATTTGTCGCACTGGTTGCCGCGTGCTGCCTCGGCGTCGTGCCGGTGGCATCGCGTGATCACACGATTGCTGCCGCGACGAAGGCGTCGGCGCCTGGCGCGTTGGCGTGGCGCATACTGGCACGCGCCGTCGGGGGTCTGGCGCTCGGCTATGCGGCAGCGGCGATGGCCGGTGCATTGGCCGGTGCGCAAGACCCTTTGCGGCCGCTCGCGGTGTTTGTCGGCGGTAGTGCGGTCGCGGGCGGTGGCGTCACTGCCGCGACTGGCGCGGCTGCGGGTAACGATGCCGAGACTGCCGGGCTGCCCTTTGCGAAGGTGCGTTCGCTGCCGGAGCTGCAACGTGCGACCGCCGCAGCGGGACGGCCGACGATGCTGTTCTTTCATGCGGACTGGTGCACGAGCTGTGTGGAAATGGAGCGATTGGTCTTTCCGCAGCCTGCCGTGCATGCCGCCTTGCAGTCGTTCGCGCTATTACAGGCCGATGTGACGGCCAACAACGCCGACGATCAGGCGCTGATGAAACACTTCGGCATGTTCGGGCCGCCGGCCATCATTTTCTACGATGCGCACGGACGCGAATTGCCGGCATTGCGCGTGATGGGCTATCAACCGGCAGACCGTTTCGCAGCGTCCTTGCAAAAGGCGCTGAATGCCGCGCAAGCGGCTGACACGGCAGCGGCGAGCACAGCGGGCGGCGCGAATGCGACGGTATCGCAGGCGGCGCTTTCCTCGACGGCAGGGGCGGCTTCATCGCCGACCGTGTCTGCTTCTGCAGCCTCGCCTCAGGGCGATCTCTCCGTCGCCTCGGACGCCGGCCCGGGCGCGCTGTCCCGTCCGGCCGAGACAACGTCCCCGCCGGAAACGCCATTGGCGCGCGCGCTCGCGGGACAGGCTGCGGCGAGCAGCGACACCGACCGCGCGACGGCTTTATTCGGCCGCGACCGGAGCCGCTGA
- the rplQ gene encoding 50S ribosomal protein L17 has product MRHRSGLRKLNRTSAHRLAMLRNMSNSIIQHEAIKTTLPKAKELRRVVEPLITMGKTPTLANRRLAFNRLRDRDSVTKLFEVLGPRYAARPGGYLSILKFGFRHGDNAPMALVQLMDRPDVTEAVEDTSDAE; this is encoded by the coding sequence ATGCGTCACCGTAGTGGACTGCGTAAGCTGAATCGCACCAGCGCCCACCGTCTGGCAATGCTGCGCAATATGTCGAATTCGATCATTCAGCACGAAGCGATCAAGACCACGCTGCCGAAGGCGAAGGAACTGCGTCGCGTCGTCGAGCCGCTGATCACGATGGGCAAGACCCCGACGTTGGCGAATCGCCGTCTGGCTTTCAATCGCCTGCGCGATCGTGATTCGGTCACGAAGCTGTTCGAAGTGCTGGGCCCGCGTTACGCGGCTCGCCCGGGCGGCTATCTGAGCATCCTGAAGTTCGGCTTCCGTCACGGCGACAACGCGCCGATGGCGCTGGTCCAACTGATGGATCGCCCGGACGTCACCGAAGCAGTCGAAGACACGAGCGACGCTGAGTAA
- the rpoA gene encoding DNA-directed RNA polymerase subunit alpha translates to MQNSLLKPKIIAVESLGDNHAKVVMEPFERGYGHTLGNALRRVLLSSMLGYAPTEVTIAGVVHEYSTLDGVQEDMVNLALNLKGVVFKLHSRDEVTVTLRKDGEGVVTAADIELPHDCEVINPGHVIAHLSKGGKLDVQIKVEKGRGYVPGNVRRYGEDVAKVIGRIVLDASFSPVKRVSYAVESARVEQRTDLDKLVMNIETNGVLTPEEAIRQAARILVDQLNVFAALEGTETTAEAPSRAPQIDPILLRPVDDLELTVRSANCLKAENIYYIGDLIQRTENELLKCPNLGKKSMTEIKEVLFSRGLTLGMKLENWPPSSLDK, encoded by the coding sequence ATGCAAAACAGTTTGTTGAAGCCCAAGATCATTGCAGTTGAGTCGTTGGGTGACAATCACGCCAAAGTCGTGATGGAGCCGTTTGAACGCGGCTATGGTCACACGCTCGGTAACGCATTGCGCCGAGTGCTCCTGTCGTCGATGCTGGGCTATGCGCCGACGGAAGTGACGATCGCGGGCGTGGTTCACGAGTACTCGACGCTGGACGGCGTTCAGGAAGACATGGTCAACCTCGCGCTGAACCTGAAGGGCGTGGTTTTCAAGCTTCATAGCCGTGATGAAGTCACGGTCACGTTGCGCAAGGATGGTGAAGGCGTAGTGACGGCGGCGGATATCGAACTGCCGCACGACTGCGAAGTCATCAACCCGGGCCACGTGATTGCGCATCTGTCGAAGGGCGGTAAGCTCGACGTGCAGATCAAGGTGGAAAAGGGTCGCGGCTATGTGCCGGGCAATGTGCGTCGCTACGGCGAAGATGTGGCCAAGGTTATCGGCCGTATCGTCCTGGATGCGTCGTTCTCGCCGGTCAAGCGCGTGAGCTATGCAGTGGAATCGGCTCGGGTCGAGCAGCGTACCGACTTGGATAAGCTGGTGATGAACATCGAAACCAACGGCGTCCTGACGCCTGAGGAAGCGATTCGTCAAGCAGCTCGCATCCTGGTGGATCAGCTGAACGTGTTCGCGGCGCTGGAAGGCACCGAGACCACCGCGGAAGCGCCGTCGCGTGCACCGCAGATCGATCCGATCCTGCTGCGTCCGGTTGACGATCTGGAGTTGACGGTCCGTTCGGCAAATTGCCTGAAGGCCGAAAACATCTATTACATCGGCGACCTGATCCAACGTACGGAAAACGAGCTGCTGAAGTGCCCGAACCTCGGTAAGAAGTCGATGACCGAGATCAAGGAAGTGCTGTTCTCGCGTGGCCTGACGCTGGGCATGAAGCTCGAGAACTGGCCGCCGTCGAGCCTCGACAAGTAA